The Lycium barbarum isolate Lr01 chromosome 4, ASM1917538v2, whole genome shotgun sequence nucleotide sequence TCTGATGTTCACCTTGAATCCACGCCAAATTCCACCGCAAAACGATGCTATAGTCACAACTATGCAccacccgagccttgattagTTAAGTCACTCAATACCctcaactttttatgaccaaaatgaccCTATATGTTGTTGAGCCTTTGgatctgatttttggtgaaaaaaatggggttttgacaCTTTTATAGTTGGATAAAGTCGGTTCGGGCACTGTAGCACGTCGGTTACTGTAgcgcgcgtttctgctctgtcagcctaacttgtaacgtccataattctctactccgatgtcgtatcaatgagcggtttgttgcgttggaaactagactcgacgaacttcattttaggattttgaaacaccctAATATActatggagatatacccctccaaagttgacccaaaattctgtcaattttttttcaaattttcgacaaacttattttcttcgatttgcttgatcctggAACCTTTAGACGCTtgtttaacacttgttaagagtattcattaaccttataagtattccatgacctctccaagcttacgttagtttactcacaacgcacatgatgcgaaaattttcgaggtgtaacggttaggaagtaagttattcatgtataaaattagtacGACGTTTGGTTTCTAATTTAGAAActtgcataactaatacatgtataagttatgagagaatctatatattattttatgggGGGTAGAAGATGGAATagctaatacatgaataaaagTTGAAATGACAATATTATCCTTATCACTCCCCACTTAAATACTTTCCTTTTCTAAACAAAATTTTTATACATTTTActataatattttaatatttcaaTATTTCGTAAAAAAATATTTCAATATTAACTGTAAAAAAAAGTTTAATTTTAAAAAGTATATATAATGTTTATTAACTTTTAATATAACAAATTAatatccaaaaaaataatttatgcATAACTAAACGCTGCATAACTAATACTTACATTATTAATACCTGCATAATCCAAACCAGCTATCAAACAACCCCTAAGGGTCCACACTCCACTTGACACATAATGAGTCTCTCACGCAAGTATTTCGTGGCTTATCTCACACATAGTAAATTTTTCATACATTAAGGACCAGCCACCTAGGCTACCACTAGAACCAGATTATTCCAAGTAAGCTGAAAGAAGTTAAGGTAGTGAGGGTAGATATTGGATTGTGGTTGCCACATGGCAATTCAAGCAACCAATCACAGATTGACCCCTTCTATCCATAAAGATAAGCCCCCTCACCTTTCATCATAAAATACCACAATCTCACTGATCTCCCTTAATCACACACTACTGCAGACAAGAAAGAGTGAAGAATTTGCCGACATGGCCTCCGCCTGTGCTTCATCCACCATTGCTGCTGTTGCTTTTTCTTCCCCAAGGTAAGTTCTCTTCAACTTCCTCCACCCACCAAAATAATTTAAATAGAGCAACACAATAAAGAAGCCACTTTGTTTGTATGGTTGTTAGTTGTTACATATCGTTTCATAATGTATCATATTATATCGTTTTACTTTGGATAGATTGTATCATTTTCCGTCGTTACATAATGTCACACATCAGCAATTTGGGGAATAACCTACGAGAAAAGTAAGGTACGGGGTAGAGCTATTATAAAAAAGTACAGTAGAGAATAAAATAGGATTATCTCATAATAAGGGAAGGCAAAactagagaagaaaaaaaaaggtaacGACGCGATCACACAAAATGAGAATTTCCGTCGTTACATAACGATGGATTTAACGATACAATACAATAAAATTTAAGCAACAATCAAAACAAGCATTATGTTATACAATACAATAGGTGACAACCATCCAAACACGAAAAAGAATAGCACTATAGCATTCTAATAGGGTAAATAGTTTTAGCATGAAAAGGATGTTCAAGTTCAATTGTGATTGCTGCAGTTCCCAGAGAAATGGATCAATTGTAGGAGCAACAAAAGCTTCATTCCTTGGAGGGAGAAGACTGAGAGTGAGCAAATACGCTGCGCCAGCGGGATCGCCACGAGCTGTGACAGTGTGTGTTGCTGCGGACCCTGACAGACCACTCTGGTTCCCTGGCAGCACCCCTCCTGAATGGCTTGATGGCAGGTCAGTCATGATCTACCTACTATCACTTTAATCTAACTAACTTGTACTCAATATACTGATACAGTATTACTTTAATCTTCGCCTTGCAGCCTTCCTGGAGATTTCGGTTTCGATCCTCTTGGCCTGTGTATGTATGCGAAATTTATGATTAATTTGTTGCTTGTCCAAGACATATATAGAATATATATCATTAATTATCATTATTGTGGATATATCGCACAGCATCGGACCCAGAGAGCTTGAAATGGAACGTGCAGGCAGAAATTGTACACTGCAGATGGGCAATGTTGGGAGCTGCAGGAATTTTCATCCCGGAATTCCTCACAAAAATCGGAATCCTTAACACACCTTCATGGTACACCGCTGGGGAACAAGAATACTTCACAGACACAACCACTCTATTCGTCATCGAGTTGGTACTTATAGGTTGGGCTGAGGGAAGAAGGTGGGCAGATATCATCAAGCCTGGATGTGTAAACACAGACCCCATCTTCCCTAACAACAAGCTCACAGGGACAGACGTCGGTTATCCAGGTGGCTTGTGGTTTGACCCCTTGGGTTGGGGTTCTGGTTCCCCTGAAAAGATCAAGGAGTTGAGGACAAAGGAGATCAAGAACGGAAGACTCGCCATGTTGGCTGTCATGGGTGCATGGTTCCAACACATTTACACTGGAACTGGCCCAATTGACAACCTCTTTGCTCACCTTGCTGATCCTGGTCACGCCACTATTTTTGCTGTAAGTACCTCATTTCTAATTCACACTGTTcgctatttaatttttttttttttttggaaaacaaTTTGTCTTTTGAAAATATATACTCATTTTTATGTTAGCACTATGTTCTCCTAAAGTAGAAAACTAGAATTGATTTAGTTTTGTCTAATTATACTTTAAAAGTTTCCATCAAAACGACACATTATTAAATATGTTTCCATTTTATGAAAATTTCTAACAATATCTCTGAACAATTACAGTAAGTTAACTGCATAGAAATACAAGAAAAAAGTCAAATAAAGTAAATACTAGTTTTACATTTTGAAGAAATAGCATAAtcggaaataaaataaaataaaacttatgaAAATGATTAGGGTCAGAATTTGTGAGCTATTGTCCAAGTAATTTGTTTAATTTGAAAGAAAGCTCAACCTTCTGATTGTTTATTTTGTTATAGAAATGTTGTTGTTTTAGACACATACGGAGAAATTAATTACTTTAATATTGGAATCAAATGGGCTTAAATGTAGCAACATGGCCAGCGAAGATTCATGTAGTCGCTTACAACCTGCTTGGAAGTGGGACAATAGTATTTGTGTTcttgttttaatttttaatacacacgttttcaaaaactaaaagctcatttatttttaaaaatgtgGACCAAATATGACATgcgtatattgttttgatgcatCCTTGATAATCATTTAATTTCTAGTATGCAAGCGAAAGAAATGTGTATTTATAATTGTATAAGTGTGAAGATCTGAAAGATAGTGGACGGCATCACTTACTTGAAACTGAAAATTCTATCAGCAATTCGAGTTACTGAAGTTGTTTCTGTTTATGTTTCAGGCATTCAGTCCCAAGTGAGAAGCAGAGTATCGTTTGCTGTAATGATGTGTAAATGTAACAGTTGAAGTAGATCTGTGCAAAGAAAGTTTTAATGCTTCTTTCCCACTCAATGTAGTAACCATACATTTGGTTTGCTCGTGTCTGTCTTCGCTACCTAGGTTGATATGTAAAAGATTGTTGTATTTCTACCAGCAGCTTAATCAGTCAACCGTAGTTCAAGATGGCCAACCTCTACTCCGCTGGTGAATTAATCGATAAATAGTGTTGCTTGTAATTACCCGCTTTTTGCATGGCTTAATGTCGTTCATCTTTTTACCGAGCTTTTGTTTATGTTTGTTCGCAACTGATCTGTATTTAAAGCATCTGTAAGGTTCTGCccctttcttcattttatttttttttaatcataatCCTGGCCCAGGAtaacataatttatatcatacCTATAAATGACAAAATGTAAGTATCACTAATACTCTTTAGAGTGGCAAGGTCATGTAACAAGGCCATAGTTAATGAATCATATATAACAGTAGTGTGCTAGGTTCTAAGTAGTGAGCTCTAATGTAAATGGCCACACTTTAAGAAAGAAAATGCATGTGTAGGATTAGAAACGGAAAAGAAATTGGAGGGGCAAAGTACCACTTTTTTGGTGATTCAAGTTCTTTGGGTTTGTGATGTAGGTTTGATTACCTTTAAAAGTGAAATCCTTTGGCCTTACATGTCTAAATTTGGTTGATACTCTTAGAATATAGACTGCCATTTTCTTATTGTTTGGGATGAGAAATAGCCTATCAAATTTTCTCTGAAATCCGTGGCATCTCAGGAAACAAAATGTGCTTGAGTTTCTGTTGAGAGCTCTGTCTAATCGACAGAAAAAGTTATGATGTCTTATAGATAGCCCCTTCGGGTACATCCAATATATTGGATACAATGTCTAATTGAGAGAAAAGGGAACTGACTAACTGCCTCTTGAAAACTTTGTCACTTTAGAAAAAAATTGAGTACTtcaatgactatttataagttATCTTGAAAGTATAGCATTACTCATCTGCCCAAATATTGCAGTCATATTATGGAGTACAGCTTACGATGTTGCAAACAACCATTTTTCCCAGATTTATTGACATACAAGCTACTATTT carries:
- the LOC132635454 gene encoding chlorophyll a-b binding protein, chloroplastic gives rise to the protein MASACASSTIAAVAFSSPSSQRNGSIVGATKASFLGGRRLRVSKYAAPAGSPRAVTVCVAADPDRPLWFPGSTPPEWLDGSLPGDFGFDPLGLSSDPESLKWNVQAEIVHCRWAMLGAAGIFIPEFLTKIGILNTPSWYTAGEQEYFTDTTTLFVIELVLIGWAEGRRWADIIKPGCVNTDPIFPNNKLTGTDVGYPGGLWFDPLGWGSGSPEKIKELRTKEIKNGRLAMLAVMGAWFQHIYTGTGPIDNLFAHLADPGHATIFAAFSPK